A stretch of Lachancea thermotolerans CBS 6340 chromosome D complete sequence DNA encodes these proteins:
- the ENV9 gene encoding Env9p (similar to uniprot|Q08651 Saccharomyces cerevisiae YOR246C Protein with similarity to oxidoreductases), translated as MPARNLDQLPYYDLRKQRKVALVTGGNSGIGWYTVLHLYMHGFVVYVAGRNSSRVNRAMKDIKKEARTRIKTLATDQRHPVGELHFLSLDLTALKVVEKAAKRFRSLESSLDVLINNAGVMALPYSVTEDGFEIQLQTNYVAHFLLTMRLLPSVKRCRGRIITVSSIGHNLEFSYFSLSQSFNYKPNMLFTWMRYAMAKTASIQFAKMLAIKHPDVLCISVHPGLVMKTNLFSYWTRLPIVGIFFWFFFQLVGYFFGVSNEEGSVATLKGALSTELEREWDNGKYYTTGGIESKPSYVANNLDNAASTWLWTIHELRDRGYEPT; from the coding sequence ATGCCCGCGCGTAATTTAGACCAATTGCCTTATTACGACCTACGCAAGCAGCGGAAGGTTGCGCTAGTGACCGGTGGAAACAGCGGTATCGGATGGTATACGGTACTCCACCTTTACATGCATGGCTTCGTGGTGTATGTTGCAGGGCGAAACTCCAGTCGCGTGAACCGCGCAATGaaagacatcaagaaaGAGGCTAGGACGCGCATTAAAACCCTGGCTACAGACCAGCGACATCCAGTAGGAGAGCTTCACTTCCTCTCACTAGATTTGACAGCACTGAAAGTGGTTGAAAAGGCTGCAAAAAGGTTCAGAAGCCTCGAGTCGTCACTAGATGTACTAATCAATAACGCAGGCGTCATGGCCCTCCCTTACAGCGTGACTGAAGACGGCTTTGAAATACAGCTGCAGACAAATTACGTTGCCCACTTTTTGCTCACTATGCGACTTTTGCCGAGTGTTAAAAGGTGTCGTGGTAGAATAATAACCGTCTCCTCTATCGGACATAACTTGGAGTTTTCGTACTTTAGCCTTTCGCAGAGCTTTAACTACAAGCCCAATATGCTCTTTACGTGGATGCGATATGCCATGGCCAAAACGGCATCCATTCAATTTGCGAAGATGCTTGCTATCAAACATCCAGACGTCTTGTGTATATCAGTTCACCCGGGCCTGGTCATGAAGACTAACTTGTTCAGTTACTGGACCCGACTCCCAATTGTCGGTATTTTCttctggttcttcttccaattAGTGGGTTACTTTTTTGGAGTTTCCAACGAGGAAGGGTCCGTGGCAACTCTTAAAGGTGCCTTGTCTACTGAACTTGAACGGGAGTGGGACAACGGCAAATATTATACAACTGGGGGAATTGAATCGAAACCTAGTTACGTCGCAAACAACTTGGACAATGCGGCCTCCACTTGGCTCTGGACTATACATGAGCTTCGTGACCGCGGATACGAGCCCACTTAG
- the CDC60 gene encoding leucine--tRNA ligase CDC60 (highly similar to uniprot|P26637 Saccharomyces cerevisiae YPL160W CDC60 Cytosolic leucyl tRNA synthetase ligates leucine to the appropriate tRNA), with product MSSDTGSKGLVLENTARRDALIAIEKKYQKLWAEEHVFEIDAPSIEEESVSIDSEELQRKYPKFMSSMAYPYMNGVMHAGHCFTLSKVEFSVGFERMNGKRALFPLGFHCTGMPILACADKLKREAELFGSDFSKAPAEEEEDEAAAAKEEVKTESEDVTKFKAKKSKAAAKKGRGKFQFEIMLQLGIPHEEVVKFADPQFWLTYFPPLCQSDCSAFGSRIDWRRSFITTDMNPYYDAFIRWQMNKLKELGKIKFGERYTIYSEKDGQACMDHDRQSGEGVTPQEYVGIKIETLEFAEAAKKVVESSDALDKSKRFYFVAATLRPETMYGQTCCFVSPKINYGIFDAGDAYYITTERAFKNMSYQKLTPKRGYYKPLVTISGKDFIGSKIRAPLSAYDELRILPMETVIATKGTGVVTCVPSNSPDDYMTTRDLQNKSQFYGIDPEWVKHEPVPIIRSERYGDLTAQKICEELKIRSPKDTVPLAEAKKIAYKEDFYNGTMIYGKFKGEKVEVAKGKLKAELIANNEAFVYNEPESLVVSRSGDDCIVSLEDQWYVDYGEQTWKEQAIECLNQMNTFAPEVKNAFEGCLEWLKNWAVCRTYGLGTKLPWDEKYLVESLSDSTIYQAFYTIAHLLFKDYYGNEIGPLGIEANQMTPAVFDYIFQHTDNVETDIPIESLQKLRREFEYFYPLDVSISGKDLITNHLTFFIYTHVALFPKKFWPRGIRANGHLMLNNAKMSKSTGNFMTLKQIVEKFGADASRIALADAGDTIEDANLDETNANAAILRLYNLKEWADEVVKNLDGLRSGPITEFFDVSFENELNALVEETYKQYELTNYKSALKTGLFDLQTARDYYRESCEVMHRDLVLRYIEFQVLVLAPIAPHFAEYIWREVLGNTKSVQITRFPRATKPVDAGALSALEYLRNLQRSIRESEGQALKKKKGKGSDVDITKPAKMTLLISESFPEWQSEYIELVRKLFESQELDDNKKIKQMVNPKDMKRAMPFISMLKQRLVAEPVETVFNRELPFDEVATIKATVENVKKCCQVIKCQEFQFISFPYGAKVGKDIFTGEQVDIPNAAKVVENAIPGNPGIIIANI from the coding sequence ATGTCAAGCGATACTGGATCGAAAGGTCTGGTGCTGGAAAACACTGCACGCAGAGATGCTTTGATTGCCATTGAAAAGAAGTACCAGAAATTGTGGGCCGAAGAGCACGTTTTCGAGATCGACGCACCATCgatcgaagaagaaagtgTCAGCATTGACTCCGAAGAGCTTCAGAGAAAATACCCCAAATTCATGTCCTCCATGGCTTACCCTTACATGAACGGTGTCATGCACGCAGGTCACTGTTTTACGCTGTCGAAGGTTGAGTTCTCCGTTGGTTTCGAAAGAATGAACGGCAAAAGGGCGCTGTTCCCATTGGGTTTCCACTGCACCGGTATGCCTATTCTGGCCTGTGCCGACAAGCTGAAGCGTGAAGCGGAGCTTTTCGGTTCCGACTTCTCCAAAGCCCCTgccgaggaagaggaggatGAAGCCGCCGCGGCCAAGGAGGAGGTGAAGACCGAATCTGAGGACGTAACGAAATTTaaggccaagaagtccAAAGCCGCCGCTAAAAAGGGTCGCGGTAAGTTCCAGTTCGAGATTATGTTGCAGCTTGGAATCCCACATGAGGAGGTTGTCAAGTTCGCCGACCCTCAGTTCTGGCTGACATACTTCCCCCCTCTATGTCAAAGCGACTGCTCTGCTTTCGGCTCCCGTATTGATTGGAGACGTTCTTTCATCACCACCGACATGAACCCTTACTACGACGCTTTCATTAGATGGCAAATgaacaagctcaaggagcttGGCAAAATCAAGTTCGGTGAGCGTTACACCATCTACTCCGAAAAGGATGGCCAGGCTTGTATGGACCACGACAGGCAATCTGGTGAGGGTGTTACCCCACAAGAGTATGTAGGCATCAAGATCGAGACACTGGAATTCGCCGAAGCCGCCAAAAAGGTTGTGGAGTCCTCCGACGCTCTTGACAAGTCCAAGAGGTTCTACTTTGTGGCTGCCACTTTGAGACCAGAGACCATGTACGGTCAGACTTGTTGCTTTGTTTCCCCAAAGATCAACTACGGTATTTTCGATGCCGGCGACGCTTACTACATCACCACcgaaagagctttcaagaacatgtCGTACCAGAAACTCACCCCAAAGAGAGGTTACTACAAGCCCTTAGTTACCATCAGCGGTAAAGATTTTATTGGATCTAAAATCCGTGCCCCACTTTCTGCTTACGACGAACTGAGAATTTTGCCCATGGAAACTGTCATCGCTACCAAAGGTACCGGTGTGGTTACCTGTGTGCCTTCAAACTCTCCTGATGATTACATGACCACGAGAGACTTGCAAAACAAGTCCCAATTCTACGGTATTGACCCTGAATGGGTTAAGCACGAGCCTGTGCCTATTATTCGCTCCGAGAGATACGGTGACTTAACTGCTCAGAAGATCTgcgaagagctgaaaaTCAGGTCGCCCAAGGACACTGTTCCTTTGGCGGAGGCTAAGAAGATTGCCTACAAAGAGGACTTCTACAACGGTACTATGATCTATGGTAAGTTCAAGGgagaaaaggttgaagtGGCCAAGGGTAAGTTGAAGGCGGAGCTTATTGCTAACAATGAGGCCTTTGTCTACAACGAGCCAGAATCTTTGGTTGTCTCCCGTTCCGGCGACGACTGTATTGTATCCCTTGAGGACCAATGGTACGTTGACTACGGTGAGCAGACATGGAAGGAGCAAGCCATTGAGTGTTTGAACCAAATGAACACATTCGCTCCCGAAGTTAAGAACGCTTTCGAAGGGTGCCTAGAATGGCTCAAGAACTGGGCCGTTTGCCGTACCTACGGTTTGGGAACAAAGCTGCCATGGGACGAGAAGTACCTTGTTGAGTCGCTTTCTGACTCCACCATATATCAAGCTTTCTACACTATTGCGCACTTGTTGTTCAAGGACTACTATGGTAATGAGATTGGTCCACTTGGCATTGAGGCCAACCAGATGACCCCAGCTGTGTTCGACTACATTTTCCAGCACACTGATAATGTTGAAACCGATATCCCTATCgaaagccttcaaaagctcagaagagAGTTTGAATACTTCTACCCACTAGATGTCTCAATCTCTGGTAAGGACCTGATCACTAACCATTTAACATTTTTCATCTACACCCACGTTGCTCTTTTCCCAAAGAAGTTCTGGCCAAGAGGTATCAGAGCCAACGGTCACTTGATGCTGAACAATGCCAAGATGTCTAAGTCTACTGGTAACTTCATGACTCTGAAACAAATTGTCGAAAAGTTTGGCGCGGATGCCTCGCGTATTGCTTTGGCTGACGCTGGTGACACCATTGAGGACGCCAACTTGGATGAAACCAATGCAAACGCCGCTATTCTGAGATTATACAACCTGAAAGAATGGGCTGATGAAGTGGTCAAGAACCTCGACGGTCTCCGTTCAGGCCCAATCACCGAATTCTTCGACGTTTCTTTCGAAAACGAGCTCAACGCTTTGGTCGAGGAGACTTACAAACAATATGAGCTAACAAACTACAAGAGCGCCTTGAAGACTGGTCTCTTCGATTTGCAAACCGCTAGAGATTACTACCGTGAGTCCTGTGAGGTAATGCATCGCGACTTGGTTTTGCGTTACATTGAGTTCCAGGTCTTGGTGTTGGCTCCTATCGCCCCTCACTTTGCTGAGTACATATGGCGTGAAGTTTTGGGCAACACCAAGTCTGTTCAAATCACAAGATTCCCTCGCGCTACTAAGCCAGTGGATGCTGGCGCCCTTTCTGCGCTAGAATACCTGAGAAACCTACAAAGAAGTATCAGAGAATCCGAAGGACaggctttgaagaagaagaagggcaaGGGCTCTGATGTTGACATCACCAAGCCTGCAAAGATGACACTACTCATTTCTGAGTCCTTCCCTGAATGGCAAAGCGAGTACATTGAGCTTGTtcgcaagctcttcgagtCCCAAGAACTCGATGacaacaagaaaatcaagcAGATGGTCAATCCAAAGGACATGAAACGCGCTATGCCCTTCATTTCCATGTTGAAGCAACGCCTCGTTGCTGAGCCCGTAGAAACGGTTTTCAACAGAGAACTACCTTTCGACGAAGTCGCTACCATTAAGGCCACCGTTGAGAATGTCAAGAAGTGCTGTCAGGTCATCAAGTGCCAAGAGTTCCAGTTCATTTCTTTCCCTTACGGTGCCAAGGTTGGTAAGGACATCTTCACTGGCGAGCAAGTGGATATTCCTAATGCCGCCAAGGTCGTGGAAAACGCCATTCCAGGTAACCCTGGTATAATCATCGCTAATATCTGA
- the SVS1 gene encoding Svs1p (conserved hypothetical protein), which translates to MRFTTVVASLIAASGFASASEYLNQTTTLRPSGSSSLLNAVTTELTTQTFDSTSTVTLMTTITMSGGQSTGSTTTSAASASSAALTAGQNNKGAFVGSASSASSSTSEIWSTITSTLYTTQSVTLSNSQVSASVSAYEKQIVIGTSIPSCTPQTVTVTAEKTKYITVTAGQTSSAAPVYTPSAGPYSNSTMSI; encoded by the coding sequence ATGAGATTTACTACTGTCGTTGCCTCTTTGATCGCCGCTTCCGGCTTTGCTTCCGCTTCCGAGTACTTGAACCAAACCACTACCTTGCGCCCAAGCGGCTCTTCGTCCCTCCTTAACGCTGTCACTACTGAGCTTACCACCCAGACTTTTGACTCCACCTCGACCGTCACTCTCATGACCACGATCACCATGAGCGGAGGCCAGTCTACGGGCTCCACAACCACCTCGGCCGCCAGCGCCTCCTCCGCCGCTCTCACTGCTGGCCAGAACAACAAGGGCGCCTTTGTTGGCTCTGCTAGCTCCGCTAGCTCTTCCACCTCAGAAATCTGGTCAACCATTACCTCCACCCTGTACACTACTCAAAGCGTTACTCTCTCTAACAGTCAGGTTTCCGCTTCCGTTAGCGCTTACGAGAAGCAGATTGTCATCGGTACCTCCATTCCTTCTTGCACCCCACAGACTGTTACTGTTACTGCGGAAAAGACCAAGTACATTACTGTTACTGCTGGCCAGACCTCTTCCGCTGCTCCAGTCTACACTCCATCTGCCGGTCCCTACTCCAACAGCACAATGTCCATCTAA
- a CDS encoding uncharacterized protein (similar to uniprot|Q12042 Saccharomyces cerevisiae YPL162C) — MNSGTGDDSCQLLGPISLLIQTLMGVAAISGLLLKRRYEVPKRRWRVWFFDISKQVFGSLIIHFLNLGISILKQRKAHFLMVLDDDPGGDQCDWYFLNLLMDTTVGTLVLWFVLGLLEEGLRRLGVQNIESGNYYPSRDSSRETEEGPPIRNEPLFSAFGKQLLIFVCGLSIMKFCVFLILTYFEVVATWFAELVLGWSDNWPNFQVFLVMFVFPILLNFFQCFCIDNIIKLHPRNLSTSELENFEEGPILYSPGLQNASHTKAMYGST, encoded by the coding sequence ATGAACTCCGGTACTGGCGATGACTCTTGCCAGCTGCTAGGACCTATTTCGCTTCTTATTCAAACGCTGATGGGTGTCGCGGCGATCAGCGGACTGCTGTTGAAACGGCGTTACGAAGTGCCCAAAAGGAGATGGAGGGTTTGGTTCTTTGACATCTCCAAACAGGTTTTTGGATCGCTCATAATCCACTTCCTGAATCTAGGAATAAGTATACTGAAACAGAGAAAAGCGCACTTTCTGATGGTCCTCGACGACGACCCTGGCGGCGACCAGTGCGATTGGTACTTTTTGAATCTGCTAATGGACACCACTGTTGGAACCCTGGTGCTCTGGTTTGTTCTAGGGCTTCTCGAAGAAGGTCTGCGAAGGCTCGGTGTTCAAAACATAGAGAGCGGCAACTATTACCCTTCGCGAGACTCATCTCGCGAGACTGAAGAAGGTCCACCAATCCGCAACGAGCCTCTTTTCAGCGCGTTCGGGAAGCAACTACTAATATTTGTGTGCGGCCTGTCAATAATGAAGTTCTGCGTTTTCCTGATTCTCACATACTTCGAAGTTGTGGCAACATGGTTTGCTGAGCTCGTTCTGGGATGGTCTGATAACTGGCCAAACTTCCAGGTTTTCCTAGTAATGTTTGTTTTCCCtattcttttgaatttcttccAGTGTTTCTGCATTGACAACATCATAAAGCTTCACCCAAGAAACTTATCGACTAGCGAGCTCGAGAATTTCGAGGAGGGCCCGATTCTATACAGCCCAGGCCTTCAAAACGCATCCCACACCAAGGCTATGTATGGATCAACATAG
- the MLH3 gene encoding mismatch repair protein MLH3 (similar to uniprot|Q12083 Saccharomyces cerevisiae YPL164C MLH3 Protein involved in DNA mismatch repair forms a complex with Mlh1p to promote meiotic crossing-over mammalian homolog is implicated mammalian microsatellite instability), translated as MSQGIRKLTDDVAKSLKSSASIDCITTALRLLLQNSIDAGASHITVFLDLPNRVFTVADNGLGMTRRDLTCFGQQNYTSKLTDVQDVDHLKTYGFKGCSIFEISNVAKIRVISKHESASSGWMKELGGRSEDINNPITEIEKLEKGTVVTVDDFFHNLPVRLESLERPTSGELLDRVRFDIFEILVVHPEVEICINTEGACAGHSKFLETRGIKRSLPETEKLLLCLQDVFGLEGENSTLKPVHAQFTDYVVDGLISEVPTFHIKIQLLYVNGLKCEDSALLRPISRAFRNARNCWNQTHGRSGYEMHVLKISMPRCKAKILGGERSLGLGTKQYQIIHALIFKIIESVFNVKLNQYTAIAHRPSKFNTSCTAWKSSNYSLRSASGFEEGKIPALKKPKPEPPEHSRNLKSTSTDIDFKKLIQNAGCRGSSEASQEPIMSPFSTLQEHFVDRSLFKRFRVVNQVDKKFVLLKSYGSNPDILSLVLLDQHAADERIKYESLLNGFIWGMLTSPHLHIRKAHIEVDLSPKEYHIFQQCKNELHQWGILFEGKPVAKPRHLVKLTALPDPLQHRSIEALKNGIIQHACDLRHLRKNHFRSQSTQKLESGAAQNFAWWNYLNSIPTMITDSLKSKACRSAIMFGDYLSPQETTLLVEMLGKCRNPFYCAHGRPSLVPIFTHNGCSHTNFTEVPAFTDYRLT; from the coding sequence ATGTCACAGGGCATTCGAAAGTTGACAGACGATGTTGCGAAGTCCCTGAAATCCAGCGCTTCGATTGATTGCATAACAACAGCCTTGCGTCTACTTTTGCAAAATAGCATCGATGCTGGTGCGTCTCACATCACAGTATTTCTTGACCTGCCAAACAGGGTGTTCACAGTGGCAGACAATGGCCTAGGGATGACTCGTCGAGACTTAACTTGTTTTGGCCAGCAAAATTATACCTCAAAACTCACTGATGTCCAGGATGTGGATCATTTGAAGACCTACGGGTTCAAAGGTTGCAgcatctttgaaatttcgAATGTTGCCAAGATCAGAGTTATTTCAAAACATGAAAGCGCATCGAGTGGGTGGATGAAGGAGCTTGGGGGCAGGTCTGAGGACATCAACAACCCTATAACTGAGATTGAAAAACTCGAAAAAGGGACTGTTGTGACTGTGGATGATTTCTTCCACAACTTGCCTGTGCGCTTAGAAAGTCTCGAAAGGCCCACGTCTGGGGAACTCCTGGATCGGGTTCGatttgatatttttgaaatccttGTCGTGCATCCTGAAGTTGAAATATGCATCAACACTGAGGGCGCTTGTGCAGGACATTCCAAGTTTCTGGAGACTCGAGGAATCAAAAGATCACTTCCAGAGACcgagaagctgcttttATGTTTACAAGATGTGTTCGGCTTAGAGGGTGAAAATAGTACCTTAAAACCAGTGCACGCCCAGTTCACGGACTACGTTGTTGACGGATTGATTTCCGAAGTACCGACATTCCATATAAAGATTCAACTCCTATACGTGAATGGATTAAAATGTGAAGATTCTGCGTTACTGAGGCCGATTTCCAGGGCTTTTAGAAATGCGCGGAACTGCTGGAATCAGACTCACGGACGCAGCGGCTATGAAATGCATGTCCTTAAAATTTCGATGCCCAGATGTAAAGCTAAAATTTTGGGTGGCGAGCGTTCGCTCGGTCTGGGGACAAAACAGTATCAAATAATCCATGCTTTAATTTTCAAGATAATAGAGTCAGTTTTCAATGTTAAACTGAATCAGTATACTGCAATTGCTCATAGACCATCAAAGTTTAATACGAGCTGTACAGCatggaaaagctcaaactACAGTTTGCGTTCAGCCTCGGggtttgaagaaggaaaaattCCTGCACTGAAGAAACCAAAACCGGAGCCGCCAGAGCATAGTAGGAATCTCAAATCCACAAGCACAGACAtagatttcaaaaaacttaTCCAAAACGCAGGATGTCGAGGAAGCTCAGAGGCGTCTCAAGAGCCAATTATGTCACCTTTTTCGACTCTTCAGGAGCACTTTGTCGACAGGTCACTATTCAAAAGGTTTCGCGTTGTTAATCAAGTGGATAAGAAATTTGTACTTTTGAAGTCCTATGGTTCAAATCCCGATATATTATCACTTGTATTACTAGATCAGCATGCTGCAGATGAAAGGATTAAGTACGAGTCATTGCTTAATGGTTTTATTTGGGGTATGTTAACATCGCCTCACCTTCATATTCGCAAGGCGCATATAGAGGTGGACCTATCGCCCAAGGAATACCATATTTTCCAACAATGCAAAAACGAGCTGCATCAATGGGGTATATTGTTCGAAGGAAAACCTGTTGCGAAACCACGTCACTTAGTAAAGCTTACCGCTCTACCCGACCCTCTCCAACATAGAAGCATAGAAGCTTTAAAAAATGGAATTATACAACACGCATGCGACTTGAGACATCTGAGAAAAAACCACTTTCGAAGTCAATcaactcaaaaacttgaatcaGGTGCCGCCCAAAACTTTGCATGGTGGAATTACTTAAATTCTATACCAACTATGATTACTGACTCGCTGAAGTCCAAGGCTTGCCGTTCAGCCATAATGTTCGGAGACTATCTGTCTCCTCAAGAGACTACACTTTTAGTCGAAATGCTAGGAAAATGTCGAAACCCTTTTTATTGCGCCCACGGCAGACCTTCCCTGGTTCCAATATTCACACATAATGGATGTTCGCACACAAATTTTACTGAAGTGCCGGCTTTTACAGATTATAGGCTGACATAA
- the BEM4 gene encoding Bem4p (similar to uniprot|P39011 Saccharomyces cerevisiae YPL161C BEM4 Protein involved in establishment of cell polarity and bud emergence interacts with the Rho1p small GTP-binding protein and with the Rho-type GTPase Cdc42p) — protein sequence MDFENVLFRLKPILDSGSSSQIAKDQDLCNRCVAVLDELAVQLRSPTNRDFIRESGVLSKLLKLFNDGLRELSGDKSPTVNWLIFSAELTRCIANCVADNDDNRAEFCTLALESAEAFEANFPKIFELTDTATEHVLDLQFKSLALVKNLCLNNEVYTRECSHILTIPLVNLLHSRNLTEFDEHALDIVVMTTDLLSEFVKFSSNSIALKELLIMARLMALISPKIAEQPTEDQITNGDANCEESSEDTEDADPFLELHQCLALCIECVVSKNEALDLSLSDSTHKLQQLLLQSLSLAELKNTFENKLIMMRRLLFIIGMVSANVTNTNVQDRAMCYATLLQPNGVYNKAAALIVLSNSISSRETADQVSSNIGLGQIVQACSAFKDPMQFQGLLDILKKLLNLANVYDLTDEDLKLLFAELRICHEQCQVYQDVSPLLDALLGKFAAVCPGSLLLKQISDPNFKTLIIQRGGIPACLLIDKFVVGDRNLANGLLADLWASAFRFQELSKISTPHLFQLLKSLGIYFRSVGDNDANIVFKQHSSQLVTLLEAIVPMSTNTDSASKSIFNNARFVAGMILNLLNGKELTSNEFQLRNLAKQLLAPIES from the coding sequence ATggactttgaaaatgtaTTGTTCAGACTGAAGCCTATTCTTGACAGTGGCTCGTCCAGCCAGATTGCTAAGGATCAGGACCTTTGCAATCGGTGCGTAGCTGTGTTAGACGAGCTAGCTGTACAGCTGCGATCGCCCACTAATAGAGATTTTATTAGGGAGTCGGGGGTGTTAagcaagctgctgaagctttTTAACGATGGTCTACGGGAACTTTCGGGGGACAAATCTCCAACTGTCAATTGGCTCATATTTAGTGCCGAATTGACGCGCTGCATCGCAAACTGTGTTGCAGACAATGACGATAACAGAGCTGAATTCTGCACTTTAGCCTTGGAAAGTGCCGAGGCCTTCGAGGCGAACTTTCCCAAAATCTTCGAGCTTACAGACACTGCAACCGAGCATGTTTTGGACTTGCAATTCAAATCCCTGGCGCTCGTGAAAAATCTCTGCCTGAACAACGAAGTTTATACCCGCGAGTGTTCTCACATTCTCACAATACCATTGGTAAATCTCCTACACTCGAGAAACCTGACGGAATTTGATGAGCATGCGCTGGATATAGTTGTAATGACCACTGACCTGCTGTCAGAATTTGTCAagttctcttcaaattccaTCGcattgaaagagcttcttaTCATGGCAAGGCTCATGGCTCTTATATCGCCAAAAATCGCAGAGCAGCCAACAGAAGATCAAATCACGAACGGAGACGCGAATTGCGAAGAGTCTAGTGAGGATACTGAAGACGCAGACCCCTTTTTGGAGCTGCATCAATGTCTTGCACTATGCATCGAATGCgttgtttccaaaaacGAGGCACTTGACTTGTCCTTAAGTGACTCGACCCATaagctgcagcagctgctccTTCAGTCATTGTCGTTAGCTGAACTTAAAAAcacctttgaaaacaaactAATTATGATGAGGCGGCTATTGTTCATTATTGGCATGGTTTCTGCAAATGTTACGAATACTAATGTCCAGGACCGAGCTATGTGCTACGCCACTTTACTACAGCCTAACGGTGTTTACAACAAAGCTGCTGCGCTCATAGTGCTCTCCAACTCAATATCATCACGGGAGACAGCTGACCAAGTGTCCTCAAACATCGGCCTTGGACAAATCGTTCAAGCTTGCAGCGCATTTAAGGATCCCATGCAGTTCCAGGGACTTCTGGACATCTTAAAGAAGCTCCTCAACCTCGCAAATGTGTACGATTTGACCGACGAAGATCTTAAACTGCTTTTTGCAGAGCTAAGAATATGTCATGAGCAGTGTCAGGTATACCAAGATGTCTCTCCGCTACTCGATGCACTACTGGGCAAGTTTGCGGCTGTTTGTCCTGGCTCGCTACTGCTGAAACAAATCTCCGAtccaaacttcaaaacgCTCATCATCCAGCGTGGCGGAATTCCTGCATGTTTACTAATTGACAAGTTTGTCGTCGGCGACCGAAATCTAGCCAACGGCTTACTGGCGGATTTGTGGGCCTCCGCATTCCGGTTTCAAGAGCTCTCCAAAATCTCAACTCCACACTTGTTTCAGCTTTTAAAGTCACTCGGAATTTATTTCCGTTCTGTTGGTGACAACGACGCAAATATTGTTTTCAAACAACATTCTTCCCAACTTGTTACTTTGTTAGAGGCCATAGTCCCTATGAGTACAAACACGGATTCAGCAAGTAAAAGCATATTCAATAACGCAAGATTTGTGGCGGGGATGATACTGAACCTGCTGAATGGCAAAGAACTGACTAGTAACGAATTTCAGTTGCGAAACCTTGCCAAACAATTGTTGGCGCCAATCGAGTCGTAA